Sequence from the Deinococcus malanensis genome:
CGCGGCGGGGGGTGCGCTGGGTGGAGCAGGTGGCCTGATTGCAGGGAAGCTGGGCAGCGCCGGACTGATCGGCAGTGGGCTGACCCAGAAGGCAGCAGGATTTACCATCAGCACCAGCTTCGACCTGGGCGGCAACGTGGTGGGCGACATGATCGGCGGCGCCTCTCTGGGCGCGGCGCTGAAAAACCTCACCAGTCCCGAAGCCCTGATGATGCTGGCCATCGGGACCGGTGTAGGCGCGGCGAGCACCCGTCTTCCAGGCGCTGCCGGACGGGTGCAGGTCAGGGCGCACAAGGCGGGCAGCGCTCTTGGGACTCGGGCCGGTGACCGGGTCAACAACGTGACCGGAAACCGTGCGGGTGTGATGCCGACCGCATCCGATCCGCACCTGCCCGGCAATTCCAGCGAGATCACCGGGTTTCACTTCGGCCGGACCCAGGTCGCCCATTCGCTCACGGCCCACCCGAATGACGTCCGCATCCATCAGCGCCACGCGGTCGAAGCGCGTGCGGATACCAGCGTGCCCGGGCAGCTGAAGAACCGCGTACAGCGCCTGACGGGTGACGACGTGACCACGGTGGGCAGCCGACGGTGGGAACTGGAAATCGAGGCCCGCAAACATGGTGACATGGCTGCCTGGCGCGAGGCTGAGGCGCAGCGCCTGGGCAAGGATCACCCCGATACGAAGCGTCTGAGCGCTGAAGCGCGCAGCCTGCGGCGTCAGGAAGCCAATTATCTGGCCCGCGCGCAGACCGCCGGAGACCGTGTGGGAATGGGCATCATCGAAAATGCCGATTTTCCGCACCTATCTCCTGAGGAATACGCTGCCTTCCGCAACCGCATCGATCAGGCTGGACCGACCGAGGTGTGGCCCATCCGGTACGAGCGCTACCAGAAGAACAAGCTCAACGCGAGGCAGAGTGCGGAGTCCTTTGAAAACTGGCTGCCCAGAGCCCAGCGTGCCCACGCCAACCAGCTGCGCGGCCTGATGCAGGAGAACGCGGCCATTGACGCCACCGGGATGGAGAACAACAACTACAACACCACGCGCGATGGAGATTCCAGGAAGCCGGTGGTGTATACCACCAGCGTGGACGGCGTAGAGGTCGCCGTGCGCCCCGACGCCGTGTCCGACACTGTGTGGGCCGACATCAAGGCGCTGTCCGGGGACGTGGATGTTCAGCATTTCACCCGGCAGTTGCGTGCCGAATACGAGGGGGCCCTGAGCGAAGGCAAGAAATTTATCGTCGTTCTCTCCAGCGACTCACCTCAGGTCCGCCCCAGCGGAACCCTGGCCCGTGAGGCGGCGGGTGAGGATCTGATTGTGCTGCGCCGTGACCCTGCTTCTGGTGAGTGGTACAACTGGGAATCGATCGGAAAGGACCGGATGGCCTGGAAGCCGGTGCCGCTTGAGGACGTGCGCCAGCTGGTGGGCTCGGGCAGCGTGGACCCGCAGACGGCTGGAGGACAATGATGCACATGGAACAGCTGGGCAGTGTTGCCATCTCGCTGGAGGAGGCCCGCCACGGCAAGGAAGGCCGGCTGGCGGACCTGGCCGTGTTTGAGCAGCTGCTGGCCCTGCTGCTGGCCCATGACCTGCCTCCCGAGAAGTTTGACCTGTACGACGACCCGGATTCCGGAAAGCGGAACGTGCCTTTTGACGAGGAGCACTTTATACGGCTTCTGGCAGATTCTGACGCGCACGCTCTGCCGGTATTCTTCCGTCGTACGGCACCGGCCTACGAGTTCTCGGTCGGTTCTTTGGTGCGTCCGAGGCTCTCTCCGTTCGCTGTGTTTTCTGACAGCGGGCCGCGCAGCCTGGAAGACCTGTTTCGCTTTGCGGACGACCTGTGTGCCCTGTTCCAGCCGGTCTACGGCGGGCTGGCCTTCGACTGGCCAGGGGAGTCCGAGCAGGTGACGGCCTTCAATCAGATGCTGCGAACCCGCACCGTTCACAAGTACGGGTTCGAAAGTGCAGCCGTGCGGAACTATGTCGGACCGGAAATCAGGGACCGGTTCGACTTCAGGCAGTTGCAGGACCTGGGCGCCCACGTCGTCGAACTGCCCGGGAATGCAGTTCGGATCGACCTCACTCAGCGCCCCTGGGACGCATCCTTTGAAGTCCTGTACCGCCAGATGCAGCGGATCAATTCCTCTCTTGCCGCGCAGGGTCTGATGGGCGATTACTCCAGGTCTCTGTTGAAAAAGCCGGGACCAAACTGGCCTGCCGTGTCTGTGTCGTAGCAGGTGCCCAGGCTCAGCCTGCCAGCGTGCGGCAGAGGGCTTCCAGCCGGACCCGCGAACTTACAGGGTTCACCTGCCTCAAACAGAACACCAGGCAAGGACGCGTAGATTGTGGACCGCCGCCAACGAACTGCGCCTGGGCCTCCTGCCTGTCCGGACAGCCCCGCGCTTTCCAGGCCTGGCTACAGAACGACCGCCAGGGCATCTTTCTGACGGTGGACCACGCTGCCACTGGCGGTGTGATCAATCAGCTCCGGCTCCACTGCGCGGCCTGGGCCAGCGCAGAAGCGGCTGCGTCCACTTCTGCCTCGGTCGTGGCAGCACCGAAGCTGAAACGCAGCGTGCTGCGGGCGTCGGCCTCACTCAGGCCGGTGGCCGTGAGGACATGGCTGGCCTGCATGGTGCCGGCCGAGCAGGCACTGCCGGCGCTGGCGCAGATGCCCAGCATGTCCAGATTCATCAGCAGGGCTTCGCCGTCGGTGCCCGGCAGCGTCAGGCTGGCCACCTTGGGGCTTCCTTCCAGCGGATGGTTGACGTGCACATCCGGAATATCGGTCACTGCCTGTACAAAGCGTTCGCGAAGGCGGCTGAGATGCGCAAGGGTTGGCTCGCGCTGCGCTTCGGCATGCGTCAGGGCGACCCCGGCGGAATAGACCCCAGCCGTGTTCTGGGTGCCGGGCCGCAGCCCACTTTCCTGTCCGCCTCCGTAAACAAGCGGAGGCAGCACAGTCCCGCGCTGGACATACAGAAAGCCCACGCCCCGCGGCCCGCCCCACTTGTGGGCACTGAAAGTGGCGAAGGTGACCCCCCAGCCGGGCAAATGGACCGGCAGCACGCCCGGTGCCTGGACCGCGTCGGTGTGGTACGGCACGCCACGTGCTGCCGCAATGGCTGCCAGAGCCGGCGTGTCCTGAACGGTGCCCAGTTCGTTGTTGGCGTGGTGGATTGACACCAGAGCGGTGTCATCACGCAGCGCGGCCTCCAGCTGGGCCGCGGCATAACGCCCATGCCGGTCCGGTTCCAGGAAGGTGACGGCCCAGCCCTGCTTTTCCAGCCAGCGGGCGGGGGCCAGGACCGCGGAATGCTCGGTCAGGGTGGTGATCAGGTGACCTGCCCGGCCGTGGGTCTCGTGCCATGCCAGGGCCGTACCCAGAAGGACATGGTTGTCTCCCTCGGTGCCGCCGCTGTTGACCGTCAGGGTCCGCGGATCTACCCCCAACACGGCTGCCACGCGGCTCCGGCCTTCTTCCATGGCCTCGCGGGCGGCCTGTCCGGCGGCATGAACGCTGGCCGGGTTGCCCGGCAGAGCGGCAGCCTGGGCATAGGCCGCCAGGGCCTCGGGGGTCATGGGGTGCGTGGCAGCGTAATCGAGGTAGATCATCTTGGAAGAGCGTCAGTGGAACGGCGGCCCAGCACCTGGCCCAATACGTGGTTCAGGGGTTGACCGTGGCATACTCTGCGCCGTCACGCCGGATCACGAACACCGCACTTCCGCGAACGGTCAGGGCATTGTCGCTGGTGGCTGTGGCGCCGCGCAGCTGCCCGGCCTCGGTGGGTGCCAGGACCACACGCTCGCCGTCCGCGTCACGCACGACCACCGTGTAGGTTCCGTCCGGCAGATCTTCGGGAAACTGATAATTGAAGCTGACACTGCTGGTAGGCAACTCGGCGCTGGGTGGGGGCTCGGGAGCTGGGCTGGGACCGGTGACCGGTGGCGTGGCCGGAATCTCCTGCGGAGTGGGAGCTGGAGCCGTCTCAGGCCCGGTAGGCCCTGTCGCCGGGCTGTCCGTGGGGGCGGCGCTGGGGTCCTCCGGGGCTTCCTCAGGGGCAGTTGGGGTGGGCGGAACATACACCGGGGGTAACGGCAGGCTACCGGCCGGCTGGGTCGGCGGGCTGTAACGGGCCGTGGCCACCGTGAGGGTCACCGGACTGCCGACCGCCACCCGAACATAGGGCGAAGGAGTCTGCTCCAGCACGCTGTTTTCCGGCTCGTCACTGGGTTTTTCGCGCACCTGGGTCACGACCAGACCTGCGGCGCGTACATGGTCACGGGCCTGCTCATAGGTCATGCCCGTCAGGTTGGGAATCCAGGTGTCCTTGCCCTGCACGCCGGTGCTGACCATCACCTGGACCGACTGTCCGGGCTGGGTCTGGGCGCCGGGCTGCGGGATCTGTGCAATCACATGGCCCACGGCCGTATTGGTTAGCGTGCCATCGACTTTCAGCACCTTCCCCAGGGTAAGTGCGCCGTCTTTCAGGGCGGCTTTGGCCTGAGCCAGGGTCATTTCTTCAACACGCGGCACCTGAATGGCCGGCGGATTGTTGACAGTCAGGGTAATCAGGCGCCCCACCGGCAGGGACGTGCCGCCCGCCGGGTCCTGGCGGATGATGGACCCGATGGGCAGGCTGCCGGCCTGACCCTCGGTGTACTGCACGCGGTAACCAGCGCGGACCAGCTGCTGGGTGGCCTCCTTGGCCTCCTTGCCGGTGACACTGACCACCTCCTGTACTGGTGGATTGAGGTAAATCTGGGCTGCCTGGGCACCCAGGTAGACCGCGCCACCCAGGAAAAGCAGACCCGGCACGAACGACAGCCAGGCTCCAGGCTGCCGGCGTGGACGAACGCGCCCGCCACTCAGTGCAGCCAGGGTTGGCGCGTTAAGCAGAGCAATGTCATCGGGCGTCCGGGTGACCGGGCGCAGATAGGCCACGCGGGGTTCGTGACCCTCCACGACGATATCCGCGTCACTGACAGCGAAGTTATGTATCGCC
This genomic interval carries:
- a CDS encoding cysteine desulfurase family protein, producing the protein MIYLDYAATHPMTPEALAAYAQAAALPGNPASVHAAGQAAREAMEEGRSRVAAVLGVDPRTLTVNSGGTEGDNHVLLGTALAWHETHGRAGHLITTLTEHSAVLAPARWLEKQGWAVTFLEPDRHGRYAAAQLEAALRDDTALVSIHHANNELGTVQDTPALAAIAAARGVPYHTDAVQAPGVLPVHLPGWGVTFATFSAHKWGGPRGVGFLYVQRGTVLPPLVYGGGQESGLRPGTQNTAGVYSAGVALTHAEAQREPTLAHLSRLRERFVQAVTDIPDVHVNHPLEGSPKVASLTLPGTDGEALLMNLDMLGICASAGSACSAGTMQASHVLTATGLSEADARSTLRFSFGAATTEAEVDAAASALAQAAQWSRS
- a CDS encoding PASTA domain-containing protein, producing MTGQAGLHKLIDGKYEIVREIARDGHVTLWEVRAGEGVTRRVAWFDVTTPADRQAFHAYRTAVRALAPAGLTDVVARPGAYYAVWQPVAGTPLEEFLAQPVKPEETVEAVRHLAARLAIHNFAVSDADIVVEGHEPRVAYLRPVTRTPDDIALLNAPTLAALSGGRVRPRRQPGAWLSFVPGLLFLGGAVYLGAQAAQIYLNPPVQEVVSVTGKEAKEATQQLVRAGYRVQYTEGQAGSLPIGSIIRQDPAGGTSLPVGRLITLTVNNPPAIQVPRVEEMTLAQAKAALKDGALTLGKVLKVDGTLTNTAVGHVIAQIPQPGAQTQPGQSVQVMVSTGVQGKDTWIPNLTGMTYEQARDHVRAAGLVVTQVREKPSDEPENSVLEQTPSPYVRVAVGSPVTLTVATARYSPPTQPAGSLPLPPVYVPPTPTAPEEAPEDPSAAPTDSPATGPTGPETAPAPTPQEIPATPPVTGPSPAPEPPPSAELPTSSVSFNYQFPEDLPDGTYTVVVRDADGERVVLAPTEAGQLRGATATSDNALTVRGSAVFVIRRDGAEYATVNP